The genome window TTAGTAAAGCTCCTTATAAGTATAAACAGCTTATAAGGAGCTTTTTTTATTAATAATAAATAATAGACCTTTAGGTAAGAATGTAACCTCCATCAGCTACTATGAGGCTGCCACAGAAATAAGTGGCTGCCTTGGAAGCCAAAAATACAAAAATACCCTTTAACTCTGCAGGATCTGGTATTCTTTTCTGGGCTGCCTTATTAGACCATTCATTCAAATAGTATTCATCAGCTTCCACCAATAAAGGAGTGCCTATATAGCCAGGAAGTACAGCATTTACCCTTACATTATAAGGGGCCCACTCATAAGCCAGACATTTGGTTAACTGGGACACTGCTGCTTTGGAAGCATTATAATTAGCCTGCTTCTGGGGCTGGTTTACAATGATAGCTGACATGGAAGATACATTAATTATGCTACCCTTTTTCCGTTTAATCATTTCCTTGCCGACCCACTTGGAGCAAAGGTACACCCCGTTCAAGTTCACATCTATTACACTCTTCCATTCATCGTAGGTCATTTCCTCTGCCGCTTTCCATAAAACAATACCAGCATTATTTACTAAAATATCTATTTTACCAAACTCCGACATTACATCTTCCACCATTTTTTTAACGTCTTCTTCATTGGTTACATCTGCCTGCAGTGTAATGGATTTTCTGCCGAGTTTTTTTACCATTTCAGTAGTTTCTTTGCCTGCTTCCAATAGCTTGTCTACTACTGCCACATCAGCACCTGCTTCAGCTAACCCCAAAGCTACTTCCCTGCCCAAGCCCCTGCTGGCACCAGTGACAATAGCTTTTTCTCCATCCAACTTAAAATCCGATAAAATACTCATTACCGCTCCTTTATTATTGTATTATAAAACCTAGTATTTAACTTCTTGCCAATGCTTTTATGTTTAAGTAAAACTTGAATGGCTTAGTACTAAACAACCTTTTATCTTGGGTTTATAATATTTAAAATGTAAAAGCTTCTGTAGTATGTATAAATATAATCTGCTCATAGAAGTTCTGTAAAATTACCTTTCACGGATAGGTTGATTTAAAATTATTCTAATTGAAACCAATTTAAATGTAAACACCTCGCCCTGCAAAGAAAGTGGGGCGCGAAATAAAATTGGACAGCCTGAATAATTTCAGTTTCTATTGCGTCCTTAAATATATTTATATTATAATATATATATTAATCCTGTAACTTTTTATACAAAACTAAAGATATTTTATGAGCACAAGAACACATCTGCAACAGGTCGCATATTATTAAAAACCAAGCAAAATTTCAACCATTTTATAATCCACAAAAGGAGTTGACAGTATATGAAAGCATTGTATCTGATGCAAAAACAGGTTCTTCAAGAAAGAGATTTGCCTATTCCAGAGCCCACTGACTGTGAAGTACAGATAAAAGTAAAATCAGTGGGGGTTTGCGGTTCTGATATACATTATTACGAGCATGGGAGAATCGGGGATATGATAGTAAGGGAACCCCTCATATTAGGCCATGAAGTCTCTGGTGAAATTACAAGGATTGGCTCTCATGTAAAAGATTTGGAGATTGGAGAACTGGTAGTAATTGAACCTTTTGTTGTATGCGGCAAATGTGAAGCTTGCAGAACCGGTAGATACAACTTATGCCCTGATCACAAATTTTATGCTACTCCTCCCTTTGACGGGGCTTTGAGAGAATACGTCACCTTTGATTCTTCCTTTGTCCATAAAGTACCAGAAGGAATTAATGCAGAATTAGCTACCCTGGTAGAACCCATGGCTGTAGGTATTTATTCTTCCCGGTGCGTTGGTACTGGTTTGGGGGATAAAGTAATTATATACGGAGCAGGGGTAGTAGGCTTATGCTGTTTAATTTGTGCTTACAGCGCAGGTGCTAAAGAGGTAACCATGGTAGACGTCAGGGATGACAGGCTTAAGATTGCTGAAAAGCTGGGAGCAACCAGGATTATAAACCCTGCCCATGATGATCCCAGCCAATACTTAAATTATTACGATATTGCCTACGAATGTTCAGGAGCAGAACCGGCTTTAATTGATGCCAGCAACCGAGTAAAAGTGGGGGGCCGTATATCAGCCATCGGTTTTCATACTAAAACCACCCAGGAAGCCCCTATCACCCAGATGGTCATAAAGACACAGCAATTGGTAGCTACATTTAGATATGCCAATTCATTCCCAGCAGCTTTGGATATAATTCTTAAAAATAGGGATAAAGTAACAAAATTTATTACCCATAGGTTTAAATTCGAGGATTCTGAAAAAGCCTTTATTGCTGCCAGGGACGATAAAAGCGCCATAAAAGTAATGATTAATATGTAGCAGCCTAAAAATTATATAAATTTAAATAGATAAAGCCAAATTATAAATATGCCCTACAGCAGCCTATTAATGTAAATAATAAACTGCTGTAGGGCATAACCTTAACTATTAATAGCCTTTTTTTGGCTATTACCAATCCTACCTATTTATAATAGCTTTTTCTGAGTCTTTATCAAAAAGATGAATATTATTGGGCTCAAATTCCATCCAGCAAGTATCGCCTCGTTTAAATTTGACACCACCTGCAGTAATAACTACTTGAACCATTGATTTGCTTTCATCTCCGAGCTCTGCAGTTACTACTGTGCTGTCCCCCTGAAACTCAACTATCCTTACTGTACCAGCTATTACTGAATCCCTATTATTTTCTTCTATCACCTTTATCTGTTGTGGCCTAACTCCCATCACAGCATCAGATCCTACAAATTTATCATCAACTTTTCCGGCAATCTCAAATAATTGTTTGCCCTTATCAGTATTAATAAACACTTTATTGGGAGCATCAATACCGCAATTAATAAAATTCATACCTGGCTGGCCGATAAAGTTTGCTACAAACTTATTAACCGGCTGATTGTAAATCTCATCTACGGTACCAATCTGTTGTCTTTCTGCTTCGTGCATAACCAGTATACGGTCACAAAGGGCAATAGCTTCAGCTTGGTCATGGGTAACATAAATGGTGGTGTTGCCCAGTTCTTTATGTATCCTGCTAATTTGTGCCCTTATTTCGCCCCTGATACGCTGATCCATATGAGACAGGGGTTCATCCAGCAAAGTAAGCTTGGGCTTTCTAACCAGGGCCCTGGCCAAAGATACCCTTTGCTGATACCCGCCTGCCAAGGATCCAGGTTTTTTCCTCAATATTGGTTGTAGGTTCAGGGCTTCTACGATTTCCATTACCATTTCATTTAACTTTTCTCCCTTTATGCCTCTAGCCCTTAATGGAAATGCAATATTTTCATATACATCCATGGAATAATAGAGGGCATAGGATTCAAAAGCTAAAGCTATATTCCTATCTGCAGGGCCTTTTTCATTTACCCTTTCACCATCAAAAAGTACGTCTCCCTTACTTATTTCTTCCAGTCCTGCCAGCATGCGCAATGTAGAACTTTTTCCACTTCCTGAAGGTCCCAATATTGCAAGGAATTCTTTATCATTACAGGTAAAGTTCAAGTCTCTAACGCCTACAACATCTCCCTGATAAATCTTCCATACATTTTTGCAATCTATCCTACTCATTTTCACCTCACCTATTACTTAGTCAAATTTATTGTTGGTACATAAAAGAAAGTATTTTCTTCAGGAAAATCAATCCATACCTCGTCACCTATTTCAAATTCACTTCTCTCTACCCCTCCCCTTATGCGGGAATGAAGGAAAGTATTAGCAAGCTCAAAGTATACCAGTGTGCTTTCTGCTTCATGGGTAATAGCGTAAACCGGAAGCTGGAAGGCTTTTTCGGATTGTTTTTCTTTGCTGATATTTATGTATTCACTCCTGATCCCAAGCCTGATATCTAAATCCTGGCCTACGGTTTTAGCTGTTTTTTTAGCATCTACTGCAGCCTCATTAGAAAGCTCTAATTCGAACGAATTCAAGGCATTAAAGAAAGTTTTCCCATCTTTATCTATTAGGGTACCGTCTACCAGGTTCATTGGCGGTTCACCAACCGATAATCCCACAAAATCGGATAAAGGATTCTCGTAGACTTCTTCTGGTGTATCCATTTGCTCTATCTTACCATGCCTTAATACAATCATTCGGTCTGATAAAGCCAGCGCTTCCCTGTAATCATGAGTGACATAAATAATAGTACTGCCATATTTGACTGCAAACTCACGTAATAGGGTTTGGGTTGAAAACTTAAGTTTAGCATCAAGGTGCGCAATAGGCTCATCTAAAAGGTAAACCTCAGGTTTTCTAACTAACGCTCTGGCTAGTGAAACCCTCTGTTTCTGCCCGCCGCTTAATGCTTGAGGCCTTCTATCCAACAGAGCGTCTATACCCAAGAACTTGGCAATCTCTACTACCTTTTCCCTTTCTTCGGCCTTGCTTAATTTAAAATTCCACTTAGGCGCTCTCAAAGGGAAAGCTATGTTCTGGTATACATCAAAATGCGGGTAAAGATTATAGGTTTCGAAAGCCATAGATACATTTCTGGCATGAGGAGGCAAATCATTAACTACCATATCATTAAAATAAATTTTGCCTGATGTAATAGTTTCTATTCCGGCTATCATTTTAAGTATGGTACTTTTCCCAGCACCAGTAGGACCAAGTATAGAAACGAATTCACCCTCTTTGCATGTAAAGCTCAAATCATCTATAGCCATTTTCTTGCCATAATATTTGGTCACATTTTCAAATTTTACTTCTGCCATATCTTACTCCTCCTCATCTTCATCATATTTGGGTCGAGGACCAAATTTAAACACTATAACTGCTAGTATTGTAGCAATAATGAGACCAATCCATGCTGGCACTTGGGGCAATATTCCCATCCATAGGAACATGACACCCATCCATACCAACACTGCCCAAAACAACCAATTTCCCATCGACATTCTTAACTTCATTTATTACAAACCCCCTAACTAGCATCTACAACTATTTATTAATTTCAATTTTGGTTTTATCCTTTAACAGCTCCGAAGGTTAAACCTCTAATAATATATCTCTGCATAAACCACGCTGCTATCAATGTAGGCAATATGCTTATTGCCGCGCCAGCAGCCATGGTTCCATATTGTATATCAATAGACCCCCAGAAAGAGGAAATTAGAACCGTAACCGTTTTAGCCGCACTCCTGGTAAACAGAAAAGCAAACAGGAATTCGTTCCAAGACCAAATCAGGCAAAAAACAGAAGTGGTAGCAATGCCTGGCATAATCAGCGGAATTACAATTCTTCTAAAGATATTGAATCGGCCATAGCCGTCAATGAGTGCAGCTTGCTCTAATTCTTGTGGAACATCCCTAAAGAAGCCGTACAGCAAGAAAGTAGCAAATGATACATTAAAATACATATACAGCAATATTAATGCTAAATGTTTATCTAATAAACCGAGATTACGAAATACAATGAAAAATGGCAAAGCTGCTACTACTGCCGGAAACATCCTGGTGGAAATAGTAACAAAAAGCAAATGGCCGCCCCCAGTATTCCATCTAGCGAAACTATAGGCAGCCGGGACGGCAATTATCATTACTAGTACTGTACTGAGAACACTAACTATAACCGTGTTAAGCAAGTTCTGGAAAAATGGAAACTGAACAAATAGCCTCTGGAAATTTTCCAAAGTGGGTGTAAATAAAAATTGTTGAGCAAAGTTTCCGGTGAAAATGTCCTGAGCCGGCTTAAATGCGGTTAAAAATATCCACGCTAATGGTCCTAGTACTATCAACAATACAATTACCGTAATTATCCAAAAAGCTATTCGCTTACCAACAGAATCTTTATTATACATTGTTGTACACCATCCTTATCATTATTTTG of Actinomycetota bacterium contains these proteins:
- a CDS encoding SDR family oxidoreductase, whose product is MSILSDFKLDGEKAIVTGASRGLGREVALGLAEAGADVAVVDKLLEAGKETTEMVKKLGRKSITLQADVTNEEDVKKMVEDVMSEFGKIDILVNNAGIVLWKAAEEMTYDEWKSVIDVNLNGVYLCSKWVGKEMIKRKKGSIINVSSMSAIIVNQPQKQANYNASKAAVSQLTKCLAYEWAPYNVRVNAVLPGYIGTPLLVEADEYYLNEWSNKAAQKRIPDPAELKGIFVFLASKAATYFCGSLIVADGGYILT
- a CDS encoding NAD(P)-dependent alcohol dehydrogenase, whose protein sequence is MKALYLMQKQVLQERDLPIPEPTDCEVQIKVKSVGVCGSDIHYYEHGRIGDMIVREPLILGHEVSGEITRIGSHVKDLEIGELVVIEPFVVCGKCEACRTGRYNLCPDHKFYATPPFDGALREYVTFDSSFVHKVPEGINAELATLVEPMAVGIYSSRCVGTGLGDKVIIYGAGVVGLCCLICAYSAGAKEVTMVDVRDDRLKIAEKLGATRIINPAHDDPSQYLNYYDIAYECSGAEPALIDASNRVKVGGRISAIGFHTKTTQEAPITQMVIKTQQLVATFRYANSFPAALDIILKNRDKVTKFITHRFKFEDSEKAFIAARDDKSAIKVMINM
- a CDS encoding ABC transporter ATP-binding protein gives rise to the protein MSRIDCKNVWKIYQGDVVGVRDLNFTCNDKEFLAILGPSGSGKSSTLRMLAGLEEISKGDVLFDGERVNEKGPADRNIALAFESYALYYSMDVYENIAFPLRARGIKGEKLNEMVMEIVEALNLQPILRKKPGSLAGGYQQRVSLARALVRKPKLTLLDEPLSHMDQRIRGEIRAQISRIHKELGNTTIYVTHDQAEAIALCDRILVMHEAERQQIGTVDEIYNQPVNKFVANFIGQPGMNFINCGIDAPNKVFINTDKGKQLFEIAGKVDDKFVGSDAVMGVRPQQIKVIEENNRDSVIAGTVRIVEFQGDSTVVTAELGDESKSMVQVVITAGGVKFKRGDTCWMEFEPNNIHLFDKDSEKAIINR
- a CDS encoding ABC transporter ATP-binding protein gives rise to the protein MAEVKFENVTKYYGKKMAIDDLSFTCKEGEFVSILGPTGAGKSTILKMIAGIETITSGKIYFNDMVVNDLPPHARNVSMAFETYNLYPHFDVYQNIAFPLRAPKWNFKLSKAEEREKVVEIAKFLGIDALLDRRPQALSGGQKQRVSLARALVRKPEVYLLDEPIAHLDAKLKFSTQTLLREFAVKYGSTIIYVTHDYREALALSDRMIVLRHGKIEQMDTPEEVYENPLSDFVGLSVGEPPMNLVDGTLIDKDGKTFFNALNSFELELSNEAAVDAKKTAKTVGQDLDIRLGIRSEYINISKEKQSEKAFQLPVYAITHEAESTLVYFELANTFLHSRIRGGVERSEFEIGDEVWIDFPEENTFFYVPTINLTK
- a CDS encoding carbohydrate ABC transporter permease → MYNKDSVGKRIAFWIITVIVLLIVLGPLAWIFLTAFKPAQDIFTGNFAQQFLFTPTLENFQRLFVQFPFFQNLLNTVIVSVLSTVLVMIIAVPAAYSFARWNTGGGHLLFVTISTRMFPAVVAALPFFIVFRNLGLLDKHLALILLYMYFNVSFATFLLYGFFRDVPQELEQAALIDGYGRFNIFRRIVIPLIMPGIATTSVFCLIWSWNEFLFAFLFTRSAAKTVTVLISSFWGSIDIQYGTMAAGAAISILPTLIAAWFMQRYIIRGLTFGAVKG